The following are encoded in a window of Aromatoleum petrolei genomic DNA:
- a CDS encoding methyl-accepting chemotaxis protein produces MIQFKDIPVARKIGLVLGLTMLLVAAGVAFMIYGERERMYRDRLTVIQALVDQAITVINEQAALTDAGTLSEEQARQIAVTTIGKMRFGDGDYFWIQDSKARMLAHPIKPELNGKDLSDFKDAGGQRIFVRFAEIGRQGGEFHYMWPKPGYTEPQPKISYVKRAARWDWIVGTGVYTDDIETAFRHGLLGNAGLLAGIFALALLLATLILRRYVTGPIGHLDAVMAKVARDGDLTVNYGYSSKDEIGSMSSAFQRLLTTLRDSLGAIQRDAQSVAASSERLAIAAQQVRSSTEQQSESASSMSAAVEQMTVSIAHVADSTHGVRELGDRSVAEGHDGAVHTDHLSVELGKVQSAIEDANGTLDEFVDATQFITNLTRHVREIADQTNLLALNAAIEAARAGEQGRGFAVVADEVRKLAEKSGHTANEINVHTQRIATQGEAVESAMSASRERLGAARTLMSKVAAVLSHAEASALETRTGLAEISSAMSEQTAVTSDIAKNIECIAQMADENTAAAGQTAEAAEELRQVSGQLNTTVERFRI; encoded by the coding sequence GTGATTCAATTCAAGGACATCCCGGTCGCGCGGAAGATCGGGTTGGTGCTGGGTCTCACGATGCTGCTGGTTGCCGCCGGCGTCGCATTCATGATTTACGGCGAACGCGAGCGAATGTATCGCGACCGCCTCACCGTCATCCAGGCACTGGTGGACCAGGCGATCACCGTCATTAACGAGCAGGCGGCGCTGACCGACGCCGGTACGCTCAGTGAAGAACAGGCGCGCCAGATCGCCGTCACGACCATCGGCAAGATGCGTTTCGGCGATGGCGACTACTTCTGGATCCAGGACAGCAAGGCCCGGATGCTCGCGCATCCGATCAAGCCGGAGCTGAACGGAAAGGACCTGAGCGACTTCAAGGACGCCGGCGGCCAGCGCATCTTCGTGCGCTTTGCCGAGATCGGGCGCCAGGGCGGCGAGTTCCACTACATGTGGCCCAAACCGGGCTACACCGAGCCACAACCCAAGATCTCGTACGTGAAACGGGCCGCCCGCTGGGACTGGATCGTCGGCACCGGGGTGTATACGGACGACATCGAGACTGCGTTTCGTCACGGGCTCCTCGGGAATGCAGGGCTCCTGGCGGGGATCTTCGCACTCGCCCTCCTGCTCGCGACGCTGATTCTGCGGCGCTACGTCACGGGACCGATCGGCCACCTGGACGCAGTCATGGCGAAAGTCGCGCGCGACGGCGATCTGACGGTGAACTACGGCTACTCGTCGAAGGACGAGATCGGCAGCATGTCGTCGGCCTTTCAGCGCTTGCTGACGACGCTGCGCGACAGCCTCGGCGCGATCCAACGAGATGCACAGAGCGTCGCGGCAAGCTCCGAACGTCTCGCGATTGCGGCACAGCAGGTGCGCTCAAGCACGGAGCAGCAGAGCGAGTCTGCGTCGTCGATGAGCGCCGCGGTCGAGCAGATGACCGTCAGCATCGCGCACGTGGCCGACAGCACGCATGGCGTGCGGGAACTGGGCGATCGCAGCGTCGCGGAAGGACACGACGGAGCGGTGCACACGGACCACCTGAGCGTCGAGCTCGGCAAGGTGCAAAGTGCCATCGAGGACGCGAACGGCACTCTCGACGAGTTCGTGGACGCGACCCAATTCATCACCAACCTCACTAGGCACGTGCGCGAGATTGCCGACCAGACGAATCTGCTCGCGCTCAATGCCGCGATCGAGGCGGCGCGAGCGGGGGAGCAAGGCCGCGGTTTTGCGGTGGTCGCCGACGAAGTCCGAAAACTCGCCGAGAAGTCGGGCCACACGGCCAACGAAATCAACGTACACACGCAGCGCATCGCCACGCAGGGCGAAGCCGTCGAGAGCGCCATGAGCGCCAGCCGCGAGCGCCTGGGCGCCGCGCGGACCCTGATGAGCAAGGTTGCCGCCGTGCTCAGCCACGCGGAGGCTTCCGCCCTCGAGACGCGCACCGGGCTTGCCGAGATCAGCAGCGCGATGTCCGAGCAGACCGCAGTGACCTCGGATATCGCGAAGAACATCGAGTGCATCGCACAGATGGCCGATGAGAACACCGCAGCCGCCGGGCAGACTGCGGAAGCCGCCGAAGAGCTGCGCCAGGTGTCCGGTCAGCTCAACACCACGGTCGAACGGTTCCGGATCTGA
- a CDS encoding lipocalin family protein, whose amino-acid sequence MKPARHSTVRCSSACRTIRSALLALTLLTTQPLSAHAGAQPAELTTIATLDVPRYMGTWYEIAKYPNRFQRHCAGFTQAEYRLQEDGRVQVANRCRTAEGRVDEAIGTARQIGDANSPRLKVRFAPAWLSFLPWVWGDYWVIDLDTDYRLAAVSEPGREYLWILSRTPTVEPQALEALRARLATRGFDLSRLEMTRQQD is encoded by the coding sequence ATGAAGCCCGCACGACATTCGACCGTCCGTTGCAGCTCCGCCTGCCGCACCATCCGGAGCGCCCTGCTCGCGCTCACCCTGCTGACGACGCAGCCCCTCTCCGCGCACGCGGGCGCCCAGCCCGCCGAGCTGACGACCATCGCCACGCTGGACGTACCGCGCTACATGGGCACGTGGTACGAGATCGCCAAGTACCCGAACCGCTTCCAGCGCCACTGCGCAGGCTTCACCCAGGCCGAGTACCGCCTGCAGGAGGACGGACGGGTGCAGGTGGCCAATCGCTGCCGCACGGCCGAGGGCCGCGTCGACGAGGCGATCGGCACCGCCCGCCAGATCGGCGACGCGAATTCCCCACGGCTGAAGGTCCGTTTCGCTCCGGCGTGGCTGTCCTTCCTGCCCTGGGTGTGGGGCGACTACTGGGTGATCGACCTCGACACGGATTACCGCCTCGCGGCGGTGAGCGAGCCCGGGCGGGAGTATCTGTGGATCCTCTCGCGCACGCCGACGGTCGAACCTCAGGCGCTGGAAGCACTGCGCGCGCGCCTCGCGACACGGGGCTTCGACCTGTCGCGCCTGGAGATGACGCGCCAGCAGGACTGA
- a CDS encoding transglutaminase-like domain-containing protein, protein MTNPYASPTALIDSDHPEVLAFAQEHCHGQDVRERAVSLYYAVRDGFRYDPYRIDLSENGMKASSVLAAGAGWCVPKATLLAAVCRAAGIPARLGYADVRNHLSTERMRQTIGSDLYRWHGYTEILIDEAWYKATPAFNLTLCERFGLLPLEFDGRSDSIYHAFDRSGNKHMEYVNQRGHFPDVPLTQITADFRTHYPLWLEQAEQLRAEDFLADVERENQPA, encoded by the coding sequence ATGACAAATCCATACGCCTCGCCCACCGCGCTGATCGACAGCGACCACCCCGAAGTCCTCGCCTTCGCGCAAGAGCACTGCCACGGCCAGGACGTGCGCGAGCGCGCAGTGTCCCTGTACTACGCCGTACGGGACGGCTTCCGCTACGACCCCTATCGCATCGACCTGTCGGAGAACGGCATGAAGGCGAGCAGTGTCCTCGCCGCCGGCGCCGGCTGGTGCGTGCCGAAGGCCACGCTGCTGGCGGCGGTGTGCCGCGCGGCGGGCATTCCTGCGCGCCTGGGTTACGCGGACGTGCGCAACCACCTCAGCACCGAACGCATGCGCCAGACCATCGGCTCGGACCTGTACCGCTGGCACGGTTACACGGAGATCCTCATCGACGAGGCGTGGTACAAGGCCACGCCGGCGTTCAACCTCACGCTGTGCGAGCGCTTCGGCTTGCTGCCGCTGGAATTCGACGGTCGCAGCGACTCGATCTATCACGCCTTCGACCGCAGCGGCAACAAGCACATGGAATACGTGAATCAGCGCGGCCACTTCCCCGACGTGCCGCTGACCCAGATCACCGCGGATTTCCGCACGCACTATCCGCTGTGGTTGGAACAGGCCGAACAACTGCGGGCCGAGGATTTCCTCGCGGACGTGGAACGGGAAAACCAGCCCGCGTAA
- a CDS encoding ABC transporter ATP-binding protein has protein sequence MPEQSAPSPLVASSPRPIFEARGLTKVYQMGEVRVDALRGVDLDLVAGELVVLLGPSGSGKSTLLNILGGLDTPTSGTVRYAEHDLTVDDDAAMTQYRREHVGFVFQFYNLIPSLTARENVALVTEIAHDPMTPEEALTLVGLAQRMDHFPSQMSGGEQQRVAIARAVAKRPQVLLCDEPTGALDAQTGVMVLEVIARVNRELGTTTVLITHNAVIAAMADRVVHFGDGHVVRIERNERRKAAAELSW, from the coding sequence ATGCCCGAGCAGTCCGCCCCTTCCCCGCTCGTTGCGTCCTCGCCGCGCCCGATCTTCGAGGCGCGCGGCCTCACGAAGGTGTACCAGATGGGCGAGGTGCGCGTCGACGCGCTGCGCGGGGTAGATCTCGACCTCGTCGCGGGAGAACTCGTCGTGCTGCTGGGGCCCTCGGGGAGCGGAAAGTCGACGCTCTTGAACATCCTCGGCGGGCTCGATACGCCGACGAGCGGGACGGTGCGCTATGCAGAGCACGACCTCACCGTCGATGACGACGCGGCGATGACGCAGTACCGGCGCGAGCATGTCGGTTTCGTGTTCCAGTTCTACAACCTGATCCCCAGCCTCACCGCACGCGAAAACGTCGCGCTGGTGACCGAGATCGCGCACGACCCGATGACGCCCGAGGAGGCGCTGACGCTGGTGGGGCTGGCACAGCGCATGGACCACTTCCCCAGCCAGATGTCGGGCGGCGAGCAGCAGCGGGTGGCGATCGCCCGCGCGGTGGCGAAGCGGCCACAAGTGCTGCTGTGCGACGAACCAACCGGGGCGCTCGATGCGCAGACCGGCGTGATGGTGCTGGAGGTGATCGCGCGCGTGAATCGCGAGCTGGGAACGACCACCGTGCTGATCACGCACAACGCGGTGATCGCGGCGATGGCGGACCGCGTCGTGCATTTCGGCGACGGCCACGTCGTGCGCATCGAACGCAACGAGCGCCGCAAGGCGGCCGCCGAGCTGAGCTGGTAG
- a CDS encoding ABC transporter permease yields MRAIDRKLWRDLWHMRGQAIAIALVVMCGVGTYVMFLSTLGALRATQDDYYREYRFAEVFASLKRAPESLRARIAAIPGVERVETRVVQPVRLDMPDFPEPVSARMVSLAGDAPHGLNGLHLREGRLPLSGRADEVVVSTPFAKAHTLHPGDRFHAILNGRRQALTVVGTALSPEFVQQLRPGSAFPDPKRYGVMWMGRKALGQAYDLDGAFNDLALSLRPGAGAQDVIDRVDALITPFGGLGAYARKDQLSHRFLTQELDQLGTLATLFPTMFMGVAAFLLNVVIGRLVTMQREQIATLKAFGYGNGAVTAHYLKLVAVIAGAGIAGGILLGAWLGHALSGIYMEFYYFPWLRFSLQPETMLEAAGASLAAAGAGTIVAVWRAARLKPAEAMRPEPPPRYRETLVEKLGLKRWLSQPTRMILRHIWRKPLKSALTTLGIALACGIILTGLFQRDTVGFMMNVHYGLAQREDLSVAFTEPTAYRARFDLTGLPGVEHVEAFRSVPVRLRSGHLDYRTTIRGIEPAGELQRLLDTSLHPVAMPADGILLTDHLGKMLGVRAGDRIVVEVLEGNRPLREATVAGLVKEYLGVAAYMDLAALNRFMHEGPTISGAWLAVDHAQLQGLYARLKELPRVAGVAERVQEIRNFNRLMDETMLFFTYVSTVFAVIIAFGVIYNSARIALTERGRELASLRVLGFTRGEIGYILLGELGILTLVAIPLGLKLGEAMCYYIAQTMQTDLFRVPVVLVPQTYAFAVAVVLVSAVLSGLAVRRRLDRLDLIEVLKTPE; encoded by the coding sequence ATGCGCGCGATCGACCGCAAGCTGTGGCGCGACTTGTGGCACATGCGCGGACAGGCCATCGCGATCGCGCTGGTGGTGATGTGCGGCGTGGGCACCTACGTGATGTTCCTGTCGACGCTCGGCGCGCTGCGCGCGACGCAGGATGACTATTACCGCGAGTACCGCTTCGCCGAGGTGTTTGCGAGCCTGAAACGCGCGCCGGAATCGCTGCGCGCCCGCATCGCGGCGATTCCGGGCGTCGAGCGCGTGGAGACGCGCGTCGTGCAGCCGGTGCGACTGGACATGCCGGACTTCCCCGAGCCGGTGAGCGCGCGCATGGTGTCGCTCGCGGGCGATGCGCCGCACGGCCTCAACGGCCTGCACCTGCGCGAAGGGCGCCTGCCGCTGTCCGGGCGCGCGGACGAGGTGGTCGTCAGCACGCCCTTCGCGAAGGCGCACACGCTGCATCCGGGCGACCGCTTCCACGCGATCCTCAACGGCCGCCGCCAGGCGCTGACGGTGGTGGGCACGGCGCTGTCGCCGGAGTTCGTGCAGCAGCTGCGGCCGGGCTCGGCCTTCCCCGATCCCAAACGCTACGGCGTGATGTGGATGGGGCGCAAGGCGCTGGGGCAGGCCTACGACCTCGACGGTGCCTTCAACGACCTCGCGCTGAGCCTGCGTCCGGGCGCCGGCGCGCAGGACGTGATCGACCGCGTCGATGCGCTGATCACGCCTTTCGGTGGACTCGGCGCCTACGCGCGCAAGGACCAGCTCTCGCACCGCTTCCTCACGCAGGAGCTGGACCAGCTCGGCACGCTGGCCACCTTGTTCCCGACGATGTTCATGGGCGTCGCGGCCTTCCTGCTGAACGTCGTGATCGGCCGCCTCGTGACGATGCAGCGCGAGCAGATCGCGACGCTGAAGGCCTTCGGCTACGGCAATGGCGCGGTGACGGCGCATTACCTGAAGCTCGTCGCGGTGATCGCCGGCGCGGGCATCGCGGGCGGGATCCTGCTGGGCGCATGGCTGGGGCACGCGCTGTCCGGGATCTACATGGAGTTCTACTACTTCCCGTGGCTGCGCTTCAGCCTGCAGCCTGAAACAATGCTGGAGGCTGCAGGTGCGAGCCTCGCCGCCGCGGGTGCGGGCACCATCGTCGCGGTGTGGCGGGCCGCGCGCCTCAAGCCCGCTGAGGCGATGCGCCCCGAACCGCCACCGCGCTATCGCGAGACGCTGGTCGAGAAGCTGGGCCTGAAGCGCTGGCTGTCGCAGCCCACGCGCATGATCCTGCGCCACATCTGGCGCAAGCCGCTGAAGTCCGCGCTGACGACGCTGGGCATCGCGCTCGCGTGCGGCATCATCCTCACCGGCCTGTTCCAGCGCGACACCGTCGGCTTCATGATGAATGTGCATTACGGCCTCGCACAGCGCGAGGACCTGTCGGTCGCGTTCACAGAACCCACGGCCTACCGCGCGCGCTTCGATCTGACGGGGCTGCCCGGCGTGGAACACGTCGAGGCCTTCCGCTCCGTGCCGGTGCGTCTTCGCAGCGGACATCTGGACTACCGCACGACGATCCGCGGCATCGAGCCGGCCGGGGAGTTGCAGCGCCTGCTCGACACCTCGCTGCACCCGGTCGCGATGCCCGCCGACGGCATCCTGCTCACCGACCATCTCGGCAAAATGCTGGGCGTGCGCGCGGGCGACCGCATCGTCGTCGAGGTGCTGGAAGGCAACCGGCCGCTGCGCGAAGCGACGGTCGCGGGCCTCGTGAAAGAGTACCTCGGCGTCGCGGCCTACATGGATCTGGCGGCGCTCAACCGCTTCATGCACGAGGGGCCGACAATCTCGGGCGCGTGGCTGGCCGTCGATCACGCGCAGCTGCAGGGGCTGTACGCGCGCCTCAAGGAGCTGCCGCGCGTCGCGGGGGTGGCCGAACGCGTGCAGGAGATCCGCAACTTCAACCGCCTGATGGACGAGACGATGCTGTTCTTCACCTACGTGTCGACGGTATTCGCAGTGATCATCGCCTTCGGGGTGATCTACAACAGCGCGCGCATCGCGCTGACCGAGCGCGGGCGGGAGCTCGCGAGCCTGCGCGTGCTCGGCTTCACGCGCGGCGAGATCGGCTACATCCTGCTCGGCGAACTCGGCATCCTGACGCTGGTCGCGATCCCATTGGGCCTCAAGCTCGGCGAGGCGATGTGCTACTACATCGCGCAGACGATGCAGACCGACCTCTTCCGCGTGCCGGTCGTGCTGGTGCCGCAAACCTATGCCTTCGCCGTCGCGGTGGTGCTGGTTTCGGCGGTGCTGTCGGGGCTCGCGGTGCGCCGCCGCCTCGACCGGCTCGACCTCATCGAAGTCTTGAAGACCCCGGAGTGA
- a CDS encoding efflux RND transporter periplasmic adaptor subunit, with product MKTKVQWRRQIVFALIVAALAWGMYSGFRPQPVVVEFGEAVRAPLRVTVEQEGRTRVVDRYVVTAPVDGYARRIALDVGDTVEAGVPLVALEATRSAVLDARRHAEAEARVAAAQANLAAVEQRVLAAEAGAELSGKELARIRTLRAAGHVTADAADRAVAADDRAGAELRSARFTVATARHELEAARTALGYAAAGGAGEPVLVRAPVAGQVLKIPRKSEGAVESGQPLVEIGDPRALEVEVDVLSADAVRIRPGTRVLFERWGGEGALEGVVRVIEPAGFTKVSALGVEEQRVWVIVDFKSPPETWQRLGDGYRVEASFVLWEGANVLQVPASALFRDGDAWAAFVVEEGRAVRRRIDTGQRTGLIAEALGGLKEGDRVVVHPDDRLRDGVKVSGR from the coding sequence ATGAAAACCAAGGTGCAGTGGCGCCGACAGATCGTGTTCGCGCTGATCGTCGCGGCGCTCGCGTGGGGGATGTATTCGGGCTTCCGGCCGCAACCGGTGGTCGTGGAGTTCGGCGAGGCGGTGCGCGCGCCGCTGCGCGTCACGGTCGAGCAGGAGGGGCGTACGCGCGTCGTCGACCGCTACGTCGTCACGGCGCCGGTCGACGGCTACGCGCGCCGCATCGCGCTCGACGTGGGCGACACGGTCGAGGCGGGCGTCCCGCTCGTCGCGCTGGAGGCGACGCGCTCGGCAGTGCTGGACGCGCGCCGGCACGCCGAGGCCGAGGCGCGCGTCGCGGCGGCGCAGGCGAACCTCGCCGCGGTCGAACAGCGCGTGCTGGCAGCAGAGGCCGGTGCCGAGCTGTCGGGCAAGGAGCTCGCACGCATCCGCACGCTGCGCGCGGCCGGCCACGTCACCGCCGATGCCGCGGACCGCGCGGTGGCGGCGGACGATCGCGCGGGCGCGGAGCTGCGTTCGGCGCGCTTCACCGTCGCCACCGCCCGCCACGAACTGGAGGCCGCGCGCACGGCCCTCGGCTACGCCGCAGCAGGCGGCGCGGGCGAACCGGTGCTCGTGCGCGCGCCGGTCGCAGGCCAGGTGCTGAAGATCCCGCGCAAGAGCGAGGGCGCGGTCGAGAGCGGCCAGCCGCTGGTCGAAATCGGCGACCCGCGCGCGCTGGAGGTCGAGGTCGACGTGCTCTCCGCCGACGCGGTACGCATCCGCCCCGGCACCCGCGTTCTGTTCGAACGCTGGGGCGGCGAGGGCGCGCTGGAGGGCGTCGTGCGCGTCATCGAACCGGCGGGCTTCACCAAGGTATCGGCACTGGGCGTCGAGGAGCAGCGCGTGTGGGTGATCGTCGATTTCAAGTCGCCGCCGGAGACCTGGCAGCGCCTCGGCGACGGCTATCGCGTCGAGGCGAGTTTCGTGCTGTGGGAAGGCGCGAACGTACTCCAGGTCCCCGCGAGCGCGCTGTTCCGCGACGGCGACGCCTGGGCCGCCTTCGTCGTCGAGGAAGGTCGTGCCGTGCGCCGGCGCATCGACACCGGGCAACGCACCGGACTGATTGCCGAGGCGCTGGGGGGGCTCAAGGAAGGTGACCGCGTGGTCGTGCATCCGGACGACCGGCTGCGGGACGGCGTAAAGGTGAGCGGGCGATGA